A genomic stretch from Streptomyces sp. QL37 includes:
- a CDS encoding fumarylacetoacetate hydrolase family protein, which produces MRIARFSIDGNVAFGAVEGDSPDSLVLDIIKGIPYADFELSGTKVPLKKVRLLPPVLPNKVVAIGRNYAEHAAELGNEVPDVPVAFFKPTTSVIGSGDAIEYPSFSEELHHEAELAVVIGRMCREVPRERVKDVVFGYTCANDVTARDVQRRESQWARAKGFDTSCPLGPWVETDVDPGNLAIQATVNGEQRQLGRTSDMVRSVEDLVVHISEAMTLLPGDVILTGTPAGVGPLHVGDEVAVTIEGIGTLTNKVIKRG; this is translated from the coding sequence GTGCGCATCGCCAGGTTCTCCATCGACGGCAATGTCGCCTTCGGCGCGGTCGAGGGCGACAGCCCCGACAGCCTCGTCCTCGACATCATCAAGGGCATCCCGTACGCCGACTTCGAGCTCTCCGGGACCAAGGTCCCGCTGAAGAAGGTCCGGCTGCTGCCGCCCGTGCTTCCCAACAAGGTCGTGGCCATCGGCCGCAACTACGCGGAACACGCCGCCGAACTCGGCAACGAGGTCCCGGATGTGCCCGTCGCCTTCTTCAAGCCCACCACCTCGGTGATCGGCTCCGGCGACGCCATCGAATACCCCTCCTTCTCCGAGGAGCTGCACCACGAGGCCGAGCTGGCCGTGGTGATCGGCCGCATGTGCCGGGAGGTCCCGCGCGAGCGCGTCAAGGACGTCGTCTTCGGCTACACCTGCGCCAACGACGTCACCGCACGCGACGTCCAGCGCCGCGAGAGCCAGTGGGCCCGGGCGAAGGGCTTCGACACCTCCTGCCCGCTCGGCCCCTGGGTGGAGACCGACGTCGACCCCGGCAACCTGGCCATCCAGGCCACGGTCAACGGCGAACAGCGCCAGCTCGGCCGGACGAGCGACATGGTCCGCTCCGTCGAGGACCTGGTCGTCCACATCTCGGAAGCCATGACGCTGCTCCCGGGCGACGTGATCCTCACAGGGACCCCCGCAGGGGTGGGCCCCCTGCACGTCGGCGACGAGGTCGCCGTCACCATCGAAGGCATCGGCACTCTCACCAACAAGGTGATCAAGCGTGGTTAA
- the gltX gene encoding glutamate--tRNA ligase, whose product MVNGPVRVRFCPSPTGNPHVGLVRTALFNWAFARHHQGTLVFRIEDTDAARDSEESYEQLLDSMRWLGLDWDEGPEVGGPHAPYRQSQRMDLYKDVAGKLLAAGHAYHCYCTTEELDTRRDAARAAGKPSGYDGHCRDLSDEQKAAYEAEGRTSIVRFRMPDEAITFTDLVRGEITVQPENVPDYGIVRANGAPLYTLVNPVDDALMEITHVLRGEDLLSSTPRQIALYRALIELGVAKDTPAFGHLPYVMGEGNKKLSKRDPQASLNLYRERGFLPDGLLNYLSLLGWSIAEDRDIFGRDELVAAFDIADVNANPARFDLKKAEHINAEHLRMLDVKTFTEACGPWLKAPFAPWAPESFDAEQFAEIAPHAQTRVTVLSDITANVDFLFLDEPVEDEASWTKAMKEGSDALLVTARAELLAAEWNAEALKTAVLTAGEKHGLKLGKAQAPVRVAVTGRTVGLPLFESLEILGREKTIARIDAALAKLAA is encoded by the coding sequence GTGGTTAACGGACCTGTCCGAGTACGTTTCTGTCCCTCCCCGACCGGTAACCCCCACGTGGGCCTGGTCCGGACAGCTCTCTTCAACTGGGCCTTCGCACGGCACCACCAGGGCACCCTGGTCTTCCGTATCGAGGACACCGACGCGGCCCGCGACTCCGAGGAGTCCTACGAGCAGCTGCTCGACTCGATGCGCTGGCTCGGCCTCGACTGGGACGAGGGTCCCGAGGTCGGCGGCCCGCACGCCCCGTACCGCCAGTCGCAGCGGATGGACCTCTACAAGGACGTCGCCGGGAAGCTCCTGGCCGCCGGGCACGCGTACCACTGCTACTGCACCACCGAGGAGCTCGACACCCGCCGCGACGCAGCACGGGCCGCCGGCAAGCCCTCGGGTTACGACGGCCACTGCCGGGACCTGAGCGACGAGCAGAAGGCGGCGTACGAGGCCGAGGGACGCACCTCGATCGTCCGCTTCCGGATGCCCGACGAGGCGATCACCTTCACCGACCTGGTCCGCGGCGAGATCACCGTCCAGCCGGAGAACGTGCCGGACTACGGCATCGTCCGCGCCAACGGCGCCCCGCTCTACACGCTGGTCAACCCGGTCGACGACGCGCTGATGGAGATCACCCACGTCCTGCGCGGCGAGGACCTGCTCTCCTCCACCCCGCGCCAGATCGCGCTCTACCGGGCGCTGATCGAGCTGGGCGTCGCCAAGGACACCCCGGCCTTCGGCCACCTGCCGTACGTCATGGGGGAGGGCAACAAGAAGCTCTCCAAGCGTGACCCCCAGGCCTCGCTCAACCTCTACCGCGAGCGTGGCTTCCTGCCCGATGGGCTGCTCAACTACCTCTCGCTGCTCGGCTGGTCCATCGCCGAGGACCGCGACATCTTCGGCCGCGACGAGCTGGTCGCCGCGTTCGACATCGCGGACGTCAACGCCAACCCGGCGCGCTTCGACCTGAAGAAGGCCGAGCACATCAACGCCGAGCACCTGCGCATGCTCGACGTGAAGACCTTCACCGAGGCCTGCGGCCCCTGGCTGAAGGCCCCCTTCGCCCCCTGGGCGCCCGAGTCCTTCGACGCGGAGCAGTTCGCCGAGATCGCCCCGCACGCCCAGACCCGTGTGACGGTTCTCTCGGACATCACGGCCAACGTCGACTTCCTCTTCCTGGACGAGCCCGTCGAGGACGAGGCGTCCTGGACGAAGGCGATGAAGGAGGGCTCCGACGCGCTTCTCGTCACCGCCCGCGCCGAACTGCTCGCCGCCGAGTGGAACGCCGAGGCGCTCAAGACGGCCGTTCTCACCGCCGGTGAGAAGCACGGTCTGAAGCTCGGCAAGGCGCAGGCCCCGGTCCGCGTCGCCGTCACCGGCCGCACGGTCGGGCTTCCGCTCTTCGAGTCCCTGGAGATCCTGGGCCGCGAGAAGACGATCGCCCGCATCGACGCCGCGCTGGCGAAGCTCGCCGCGTAG
- a CDS encoding HAD family hydrolase has translation MPIRAVLWDIDDTIFDYSGADRAGMRKHLEHEGFPEGYTTLEQALDAWKAITDVQWARFAAGELDFQGQRRERVRAFLGRPLSEAEADEWFGRHATHYEAAWALFPDAVPVLDRLAGSYRHAVLSNSSIHNQDRKLRALGVRDRFEAVVCAVELGISKPDAGAFHAACEALSLDPHEVAYVGNEPDIDAGGAVAAGLTGIWLDREGRGGRPELVRITGLEELPGLLAGDTRFGAPDTFR, from the coding sequence ATGCCGATCCGAGCGGTTCTCTGGGACATCGACGACACGATCTTCGACTACTCGGGAGCCGATCGTGCCGGCATGCGTAAGCACCTGGAGCACGAAGGCTTTCCCGAGGGCTACACCACCCTTGAGCAGGCCCTCGACGCCTGGAAGGCCATCACGGACGTCCAGTGGGCGCGTTTCGCCGCAGGTGAGCTCGACTTCCAGGGGCAGCGGCGCGAGCGCGTGCGGGCGTTCCTGGGGCGGCCGCTGAGCGAGGCCGAGGCCGACGAGTGGTTCGGCCGGCACGCCACCCACTACGAGGCCGCGTGGGCGCTCTTCCCGGACGCCGTGCCGGTCCTGGACCGGCTGGCGGGGAGCTATCGCCATGCGGTCCTGTCCAACTCCAGCATCCACAACCAGGACCGCAAGCTGCGCGCCCTCGGCGTGCGGGACCGCTTCGAGGCGGTGGTCTGCGCCGTCGAGCTGGGCATCTCCAAACCGGACGCGGGAGCGTTTCACGCGGCCTGCGAGGCGCTGTCCCTGGACCCGCACGAGGTGGCGTACGTGGGGAACGAACCCGACATCGACGCGGGCGGCGCGGTGGCCGCCGGGCTGACGGGGATCTGGCTGGACCGTGAGGGGCGGGGCGGGCGACCCGAGCTCGTACGGATCACGGGGCTGGAGGAGCTTCCCGGGCTGCTGGCGGGCGATACCCGTTTTGGAGCGCCGGACACCTTCAGGTAA
- a CDS encoding MerR family transcriptional regulator — MRLSELSERSGVPTATVKYYLRERLLPAGARISATQADYDEGHLRRLRLVRALLQVGGLPVATAREVLAHVDDESLGRTIRLGAALWALPHGPEPDEEAPETATARAEVARLLRELGWTTALELGELSPVHRSLVASLATLIRLDYPCDVTYLAQQARLMREVAVRDLDALEQYPTEAEQVEAAVASAVLYEPLLASLRRLAQAEESAERYGL, encoded by the coding sequence ATGCGGCTGTCGGAACTGAGCGAGCGGAGCGGTGTCCCCACCGCGACGGTCAAGTACTACCTGCGCGAGCGGCTGCTCCCCGCCGGCGCCCGCATCAGCGCCACACAGGCCGACTACGACGAGGGCCATCTGCGCCGGCTGCGCCTGGTGCGCGCTCTGCTCCAGGTCGGAGGCCTCCCGGTGGCCACGGCCCGCGAGGTGCTGGCGCACGTGGACGACGAGTCGCTGGGCCGGACGATCCGGCTGGGCGCCGCCCTGTGGGCGCTGCCCCACGGCCCCGAACCCGACGAGGAAGCGCCGGAGACGGCCACCGCACGCGCCGAAGTCGCCAGGCTGCTCAGGGAACTCGGCTGGACCACGGCGCTGGAGCTCGGCGAACTCTCCCCCGTACACCGCTCGCTGGTGGCCTCGCTGGCCACGCTCATCCGCCTCGACTACCCCTGCGATGTGACCTACCTCGCCCAACAGGCCCGCCTCATGCGGGAGGTGGCGGTGCGGGACCTGGACGCGCTGGAGCAATACCCCACGGAGGCCGAACAGGTGGAGGCCGCCGTGGCGTCGGCCGTGCTGTACGAGCCGCTGCTGGCGTCGCTGCGCCGGCTGGCACAGGCCGAGGAGTCCGCCGAGCGGTACGGGCTCTGA
- the ndgR gene encoding IclR family transcriptional regulator NdgR → MDNSSGVGVLDKAALVLSALESGPATLAGLVAATGLARPTAHRLAVALEHHRMVARDMQGRFILGPRLAELAAAAGEDRLLATAGPVLTHLRDITGESAQLYRRQGDMRICVAAAERLSGLRDTVPVGSTLTMKAGSSAQILMAWEEPERLHRGLQGARFTATALSGVRRRGWAQSIGEREPGVASVSAPVRGPSNRVVAAVSVSGPIERLTRHPGRMHAQAIIDSAARLSEALRRTG, encoded by the coding sequence ATGGACAACTCTAGCGGCGTCGGCGTTCTCGACAAGGCAGCTCTGGTATTGAGCGCCCTGGAGTCCGGTCCGGCCACCCTCGCCGGGCTGGTCGCGGCGACAGGGCTCGCACGGCCCACGGCACACCGACTGGCCGTGGCACTCGAACACCACCGCATGGTGGCGAGGGACATGCAGGGCCGTTTCATTCTCGGCCCCCGGCTCGCGGAGCTCGCGGCCGCGGCCGGCGAGGACCGTCTCCTGGCGACGGCCGGACCCGTACTCACACATCTGCGCGACATCACCGGCGAGAGCGCGCAGCTCTACCGCCGGCAGGGCGACATGCGGATCTGCGTGGCTGCGGCGGAGCGGCTGTCCGGACTGCGGGACACCGTGCCGGTCGGCTCCACGCTCACGATGAAGGCGGGTTCCTCCGCCCAGATCCTCATGGCCTGGGAGGAACCGGAGCGTCTGCACCGGGGCCTCCAGGGGGCCCGTTTCACGGCAACGGCCCTCTCGGGCGTACGGCGGCGGGGCTGGGCCCAGTCGATCGGCGAGCGCGAGCCGGGCGTGGCCTCGGTCTCCGCCCCGGTCCGCGGGCCGTCGAACCGGGTCGTCGCCGCGGTGTCCGTCTCCGGGCCGATCGAGCGCCTCACCCGCCACCCGGGCCGGATGCACGCGCAGGCCATCATCGACTCGGCCGCGCGACTGAGCGAGGCCCTGCGCCGCACGGGCTGA
- the leuC gene encoding 3-isopropylmalate dehydratase large subunit, whose protein sequence is MGRTLAEKVWDDHVVRRADGEPDLLFIDLHLLHEVTSPQAFDGLRQAGRPVRRLDLTIATEDHNTPTLDIDKPIADPVSRAQLETLRKNCAEFGVRLHPLGDVEQGVVHVVGPQLGLTQPGTTVVCGDSHTSTHGAFGALAFGIGTSQVEHVLATQTLPLARPRTMAITVEGELPDSVTAKDLILAIIARIGTGGGQGYILEYRGSAIEKLSMEARMTICNMSIEAGARAGMIAPDETTFDYLRGRDHAPRGEEWDAAVEYWKTLRTDDDAVFDAEVFIDGAELAPFVTWGTNPGQGAPLSANVPDPASYEDASERHAAEKALEYMGLTAGQPLREINVDTVFVGSCTNGRIEDLRNAASILDGRKVADGVRMLVVPGSVRVALQAVEEGLDKVFTAAGAEWRHAGCSMCLGMNPDQLAPGERSASTSNRNFEGRQGKGGRTHLVSPQVAAATAVLGHLASPADLSDARTPAGV, encoded by the coding sequence ATGGGTAGGACACTCGCGGAGAAGGTCTGGGACGACCACGTCGTCCGGCGCGCCGATGGCGAGCCCGACCTCCTCTTCATCGATCTGCACCTGCTGCACGAGGTGACCAGCCCGCAGGCGTTCGACGGCCTGCGCCAGGCCGGACGGCCGGTGCGGCGTCTCGACCTCACCATCGCCACCGAGGACCACAACACCCCGACCCTCGACATCGACAAGCCGATCGCCGACCCGGTCTCCCGCGCCCAGCTGGAGACCCTGCGCAAGAACTGCGCGGAGTTCGGCGTCCGGCTGCACCCGCTGGGAGATGTCGAGCAGGGCGTCGTGCACGTGGTCGGACCCCAGCTGGGCCTGACCCAGCCCGGCACCACGGTCGTCTGCGGCGACTCGCACACCTCCACCCACGGCGCGTTCGGGGCGCTGGCCTTCGGCATCGGCACCAGCCAGGTCGAACACGTCCTGGCCACCCAGACGCTGCCGCTGGCCCGCCCCAGGACCATGGCGATCACGGTCGAGGGCGAACTCCCCGACAGCGTCACCGCCAAGGATCTCATCCTGGCCATCATCGCCCGGATCGGAACCGGCGGCGGCCAGGGCTACATCCTCGAATACCGCGGCTCCGCCATCGAGAAGCTCTCGATGGAAGCCCGGATGACCATCTGCAACATGTCGATCGAGGCCGGCGCCCGCGCGGGCATGATCGCCCCCGACGAGACCACCTTCGACTACCTGCGGGGGCGCGACCACGCTCCCCGGGGCGAGGAGTGGGACGCGGCGGTGGAGTACTGGAAGACGCTCCGCACCGACGACGACGCCGTCTTCGACGCCGAGGTGTTCATCGACGGCGCCGAGCTCGCGCCGTTCGTCACCTGGGGCACCAACCCCGGCCAGGGCGCGCCCCTGTCGGCCAACGTCCCCGACCCCGCTTCGTACGAGGACGCCTCGGAGCGCCACGCCGCGGAAAAGGCCCTGGAGTACATGGGGTTGACCGCCGGGCAGCCGCTGCGTGAGATCAATGTGGACACGGTGTTCGTAGGTTCCTGCACCAACGGGCGCATCGAGGACCTGCGCAACGCGGCCTCGATCCTGGACGGCCGCAAAGTCGCCGACGGCGTACGGATGCTGGTCGTCCCGGGCTCCGTCCGGGTCGCCCTGCAGGCGGTCGAGGAGGGCCTGGACAAGGTCTTCACCGCCGCCGGCGCCGAATGGCGGCACGCGGGCTGCTCGATGTGCCTCGGCATGAACCCCGACCAGCTGGCCCCCGGTGAGCGCTCCGCCTCCACCTCGAACCGGAACTTCGAGGGCAGGCAGGGCAAGGGCGGACGCACCCATCTGGTCTCCCCGCAGGTCGCCGCCGCCACCGCCGTGCTGGGCCATCTGGCCTCGCCCGCCGACCTGTCCGACGCCCGTACGCCCGCCGGAGTCTGA
- the leuD gene encoding 3-isopropylmalate dehydratase small subunit yields MEAFTTHTGRAVPLRRSNVDTDQIIPAHWLKKVTRDGFEDGLFEAWRKDENFVLNRPERKGASVLVAGPDFGTGSSREHAVWALQNFGFKAVISSRFADIFRGNSLKNGLLTVVLDQKVVDSLWELTEADPTAEVTVDLEKRQVLGGGITADFELDENARWRLLNGLDDISLTLQNEADIATYEAARPSHKPRTIDA; encoded by the coding sequence ATGGAAGCATTCACCACACACACCGGCCGGGCCGTCCCGCTGCGCCGCAGCAACGTCGACACCGACCAGATCATCCCCGCGCACTGGCTGAAGAAGGTCACCCGCGACGGCTTCGAGGACGGGCTCTTCGAGGCCTGGCGCAAGGACGAGAACTTCGTCCTCAACCGCCCCGAGCGCAAGGGTGCCTCGGTCCTGGTGGCCGGTCCCGACTTCGGCACGGGCTCCTCGCGTGAGCACGCGGTCTGGGCCCTGCAGAACTTCGGCTTCAAGGCCGTCATCTCCTCCCGCTTCGCCGACATCTTCCGTGGCAACTCCCTGAAGAACGGTCTGTTGACCGTCGTCCTCGACCAGAAGGTCGTCGACAGCCTCTGGGAGCTGACCGAGGCCGACCCGACGGCCGAGGTGACCGTCGACCTGGAGAAGCGGCAGGTCCTCGGCGGCGGAATCACGGCCGACTTCGAGCTCGACGAGAACGCCCGCTGGCGGCTGCTGAACGGCCTCGACGACATCAGCCTCACTCTTCAGAACGAAGCGGACATTGCGACTTACGAGGCGGCCAGGCCGTCCCACAAGCCGCGTACAATTGACGCCTGA
- a CDS encoding HU family DNA-binding protein — protein MNKAQLVEAIADKVGGRQQAADAVDVVLDAIVRAVVAGDRVSVTGFGSFEKVDRPARYARNPQTGERVRVKKTSVPRFRAGQGFKDLVSGSKKLPKNDVAVKKAPKGSLSGGSSTRTTAKAAAKKATAKKATARKTTAAAKKATPAKKTTAKKTTAAAKKTTAAAKKTAPAKKTTATKKTVAAKTAPAKKTTAKKAPAKKTTARKTTAKKVTARKK, from the coding sequence GTGAACAAGGCGCAGCTCGTAGAAGCGATTGCCGACAAGGTCGGCGGCCGTCAGCAGGCCGCGGACGCAGTCGACGTGGTACTCGACGCGATCGTCCGTGCGGTCGTCGCGGGGGACCGGGTCTCGGTCACCGGCTTCGGATCGTTCGAGAAGGTCGACCGTCCCGCCCGGTACGCCCGTAACCCGCAGACGGGCGAGCGCGTACGGGTCAAGAAGACCTCCGTGCCCCGCTTCCGTGCGGGACAGGGCTTCAAGGACCTGGTGAGCGGCTCGAAGAAGCTCCCCAAGAACGACGTGGCCGTGAAGAAGGCCCCCAAGGGCAGCCTCTCGGGCGGTTCTTCCACCCGTACGACGGCGAAGGCGGCCGCGAAGAAGGCCACCGCCAAGAAGGCCACGGCGCGCAAGACCACGGCGGCCGCGAAGAAGGCGACCCCGGCGAAGAAGACCACCGCCAAGAAGACCACCGCGGCGGCCAAGAAGACCACGGCGGCGGCGAAGAAGACGGCCCCGGCGAAGAAGACGACGGCCACCAAGAAGACCGTCGCCGCCAAGACGGCGCCCGCCAAGAAGACCACGGCGAAGAAGGCGCCCGCGAAGAAGACCACGGCACGCAAGACCACAGCCAAGAAGGTCACCGCACGCAAGAAGTGA
- the cofC gene encoding 2-phospho-L-lactate guanylyltransferase encodes MRTEGEIATNTDPTGPWSLVVPLKPLVRAKSRLGRAVGGDLRPRLALAFAQDTVAAALSCPAVRDVVVVTDDPAAGAALTALGARTVADTPAAGLDAAMEHGARSARGRRGGAAVAVLNADLPALRPDDLARVLEFSAVFPRAFVGDAQGIGTTFLSAAPGVELRPAFGGASRARHLASGAVEISLPGIDSVRRDVDTGEDLEAALALGVGRFTAALAAPVAPAADR; translated from the coding sequence ATGCGTACGGAGGGGGAGATCGCCACGAACACCGACCCGACCGGCCCCTGGTCCCTGGTCGTCCCGCTGAAACCGCTCGTACGGGCCAAGAGCAGGCTCGGCCGGGCGGTGGGCGGGGATCTGCGTCCGCGCCTGGCCCTGGCCTTCGCGCAGGACACCGTGGCGGCCGCGCTGTCCTGCCCGGCGGTGCGGGATGTGGTGGTCGTCACGGACGACCCGGCGGCCGGAGCGGCGCTCACGGCGCTCGGCGCGCGGACGGTGGCGGACACCCCGGCGGCCGGGCTCGACGCGGCGATGGAGCACGGCGCGCGGTCGGCGCGGGGCCGGCGCGGGGGTGCGGCGGTCGCCGTGCTGAACGCGGATCTGCCCGCGCTGCGGCCGGATGATCTGGCGCGGGTGCTCGAATTCTCCGCGGTATTTCCCCGCGCATTTGTCGGTGACGCCCAGGGAATCGGCACCACATTTCTTTCCGCGGCGCCCGGGGTGGAATTGCGTCCGGCCTTCGGCGGGGCGTCGCGGGCGAGGCACCTGGCGTCGGGGGCGGTGGAGATCTCGCTGCCGGGCATCGATTCGGTCCGCAGGGACGTGGACACGGGGGAGGACCTGGAGGCCGCGCTGGCACTGGGTGTGGGGCGGTTCACCGCCGCGCTGGCGGCCCCCGTGGCGCCCGCGGCGGACCGATAG
- a CDS encoding lysophospholipid acyltransferase family protein, with protein sequence MSRRRIGFWYRLAAVIAKPPLVVLFKRDWRGMEHIPADGGFITAVNHNSYLDPLSYGHFQYNTGRVPRLLAKAGLFRTPFVGMILRGTGQIPVYRETTNALDAFRAAVDAIERGECVAFYPEGTLTRDPDMWPMAGKTGAARVALMTKAPVIPVAQWGANLAMPPYAKENKFQLFPRKTLRVQAGPPVDLSRYYGLEPTPDVLRRATETIMAAITAQLEEVRGEKAPAELYDHRKARAEQRRKAEGKGTT encoded by the coding sequence GTGTCCCGCCGCAGAATCGGCTTCTGGTACCGCCTGGCGGCGGTCATCGCAAAACCGCCCCTGGTGGTTCTGTTCAAGCGCGACTGGCGGGGAATGGAACACATTCCGGCCGATGGCGGATTCATCACCGCGGTCAACCACAACTCCTATCTGGACCCGCTGTCGTACGGACATTTCCAGTACAACACCGGACGCGTGCCGCGGCTTCTCGCGAAGGCCGGACTCTTCAGGACGCCTTTCGTCGGAATGATCCTGCGCGGCACCGGCCAGATCCCCGTCTACCGGGAGACGACCAACGCGCTCGACGCCTTCCGCGCCGCCGTGGACGCCATCGAGCGGGGCGAGTGCGTCGCCTTCTATCCGGAAGGCACGCTCACCCGCGACCCCGACATGTGGCCGATGGCCGGCAAGACCGGTGCCGCCCGCGTCGCGCTGATGACCAAGGCCCCGGTCATCCCCGTCGCGCAGTGGGGCGCCAACCTGGCGATGCCTCCCTACGCCAAGGAGAACAAGTTCCAGCTGTTCCCCCGCAAGACCCTGCGGGTGCAGGCCGGTCCGCCGGTCGACCTCTCCCGTTACTACGGCCTCGAACCGACGCCCGACGTCCTGCGCCGGGCGACCGAGACCATCATGGCCGCGATCACCGCCCAGCTGGAGGAGGTGCGTGGCGAGAAGGCCCCCGCCGAGCTCTACGATCACCGCAAGGCCCGTGCCGAACAGCGGCGCAAGGCAGAGGGAAAGGGAACGACGTGA
- a CDS encoding NAD(P)H-dependent glycerol-3-phosphate dehydrogenase, protein MTHPAKAAVFGTGSWGTAFAMVLADAGCEVTLWGRRAEVAEAVNTTRTNPGYLPGVELPASVRATTDAAEALHGADFAVLVVPSQTLRANLADWKRHLEPGTVLVSLMKGVELGTAKRMSEVIEDVTEVSPDRIAVVTGPNLAKEIAERRPAAAVVACSDENVAQRLQAACHTPYFRPYTNTDVVGCELGGAVKNVIGLAVGIADGMGLGDNAKGSLITRGLAETTRLGLAMGADPLTFSGLAGLGDLVATCSSPLSRNHTFGTNLGRGMTLQETVAVTSQTAEGVKSCESVLDLARRHGVDMPITETVVGIVHEGKPPVVALKELMSRSAKPERR, encoded by the coding sequence GTGACGCACCCCGCGAAGGCGGCCGTCTTCGGAACCGGCTCATGGGGTACGGCCTTCGCCATGGTCCTCGCCGACGCCGGCTGCGAGGTCACCCTCTGGGGACGACGCGCCGAGGTCGCCGAGGCCGTCAACACCACCCGCACCAACCCGGGCTATCTGCCGGGCGTGGAACTGCCCGCCTCGGTCCGCGCCACGACCGATGCCGCCGAGGCGCTGCACGGCGCCGACTTCGCCGTCCTCGTCGTTCCCTCCCAGACCCTGCGCGCCAACCTCGCCGACTGGAAGCGGCATCTGGAGCCCGGCACGGTGCTCGTCTCCCTGATGAAGGGCGTCGAACTCGGCACCGCCAAGCGGATGAGCGAGGTCATCGAGGACGTCACCGAGGTCTCCCCGGACCGGATCGCCGTCGTCACCGGCCCCAACCTCGCCAAGGAGATCGCCGAACGCCGCCCCGCGGCCGCCGTCGTCGCCTGCTCGGACGAGAACGTCGCCCAGCGCCTCCAGGCCGCCTGCCACACCCCGTACTTCCGGCCGTACACCAACACCGACGTGGTCGGCTGCGAGCTCGGCGGCGCCGTGAAGAACGTCATCGGCCTCGCCGTGGGCATCGCCGACGGGATGGGCCTCGGCGACAACGCCAAGGGCTCCCTCATCACCCGCGGCCTCGCCGAGACCACCCGGCTGGGACTCGCCATGGGGGCCGATCCGCTCACCTTCTCGGGACTGGCAGGACTCGGCGACCTGGTGGCGACGTGCTCCTCGCCGCTCTCGCGCAACCACACCTTCGGCACGAACCTCGGGCGGGGGATGACACTCCAGGAGACCGTCGCCGTCACGAGTCAGACCGCCGAGGGCGTCAAGTCCTGCGAGTCCGTGCTCGATCTGGCGCGCAGGCACGGCGTCGACATGCCGATCACCGAGACGGTCGTCGGCATCGTCCACGAGGGCAAGCCGCCGGTGGTCGCCCTCAAGGAGCTGATGTCGCGCAGCGCCAAGCCCGAGCGACGCTGA